The Musa acuminata AAA Group cultivar baxijiao chromosome BXJ2-2, Cavendish_Baxijiao_AAA, whole genome shotgun sequence genome contains the following window.
AAAATTCTAGCAATTTATGATCCGCGATACTTGCCTGCTTCATGGAGGAAATAGTAAACAGAAAACACAACATACGTTTAAAGTTCTACCTGTTGCACAAAACCAAAATCTGGAATGTGTATACTTGGGTGGAAATAAGAAGAGCAAAGCAGGGATTGCAATGCATGGCACAATGTGGAACATCATGCACAATCGCAGATCATCGAAAGTCCTGAAACCAACTAAGACATCACATTCAACAAAAGATTATGTTACATAATCTTTAAGCATTCACCATTAGCAAGAAATATTGGATGTAGAGtacaaaataaattaatcaccTCTCACATGCAATGCTAACAAGAACGAGTGTTATGAGGGAAGACAAACAAGAAATGCCCATCCGCTCATCTATTCTCTCTATAACTAATATAGATAAGAGCGAAGAAGCTGAAGTCATCATCTGCAGAAAGACAGATGTTAAAAGATAACTATTAGACCAAAATAACATGGACAAAGAAAGCTTAAAAATAAAGCATCGGAATCTGTATCAACCCAAGTGCTGCTCAATGTCCATCATGTCCATACAGGCAAGTTAAATAAACCATGACATTTGCATGCTTAAATGATATGACTCAAGAATTCTGGTAATAAAACTAACACTAACTAATATCGTGTACCATTTGGGCAATTCCTGACAAGATATGTTAATTCCCAGAGTCTCACAGCATAAACCTTTTTCAACCCAATAGAATCATTTGCTAAGTTGATGCTTTCGAAACCTCTCAAAACAAATTTAGATATGTTACCTCCAAGAATTTCATTAGTGAAGGTAACTAGAATCTGCTAGAGCATAATTTCGAAAGTGAACTTGAGGGGAATAtccaaatatttatcaatttgagGCCACATATCTAAGGTGGAGGCCCAAATGTTTCAATTTTTGTGGTACAGAATAGGTGGCTCGCTAAATGTTTGTTTCTTGAAAGGGTTCTAAGCACCTTATATAATCATTACCATGAAGTTGGTAAGGAAAgcaaataaaatcatatgtaaaTATCAACAACAAATTTTGATCTGCAGGCGTTCTAATTTATTTGCGAAGAAGgggtattaaaattttatttatcagCAAAACCAGCCAAGGGAACCAGTTATGTAATTATTTACTATCAAGGACAAAAATGGAGCACACAATCAAGGCAACCAATATATCTCTGACTTTGAAAACTTAAAGttaacaagaaaacaaaagacTAACAAACCTAACCTTTGTCTACCTGAAAGGGAAGGCTATTTACTAAAGGAAATCCTATCCTGATGATTGGGTGCAAATTGACACCatatcttctactagttcaactgCCTCTTCAAAAAGGTAGAGAGAAGTTGATTATGGCTTGATATTAGCCTGACTGACCTTCCCAATGGACAATGCCCAAATGCTTCTTGCAATTTGCAAATTTGCAATGAAAACTCTCAAGTACATGGATAGTGTCTCTCTTGATACCCGTCAAATTTCACCACTGCGGAATCCATGCTGCTCCAACTCTTTTCTCTAAACAGCAAGACAAGTAGTGGAATATATTTGGAAGCATCCAACGTCATAGGCCAAATATCTTACATCTTACTCTCATTGAGTTCCCGATGGTAAAAGCTTCTTTATATCGGGTTGGCTCATTCGGAAAGCTAAAATTAACATCAATCGAAACAATAAAGTactaaaagaaaagagagagaagaaaagaacagGGAGGGGGGAGGGGAATACCGGCAATTTGTCCCAAACGACGCGATCATCGTCGGGCCTCAGATGATAATAAGCGGACCCAAAAGCAGCCGTGGCCGTCGCGGCATAGAAGAACGCCCAGCCCCACATCTCTCCTCTCAAGCTACCAATCAAAACCATATCTTTTTTCGTCTTCACATCATTAAAATAAGATAGAGAAAGAACAAGCACGCGACGATGATCGAACCTTATGCCGAAGCAACAGCCCGATAGACAGAGGACGAGTCCGGGGACTCCGACGAGCAAAAAGGGGAAGGTCGTGAGCACATTTAAAGTATTCGGAACACCTGCACCCAAGTAAGAAACCATGAGGCAAAAGGGGATGTCGCCATTAGAAACAAAGATTGGGATTGGGATGTCGTTATGGGGTGGTAAGGGAcgcagggggaggaggaggaagaggaggaggagggagtggTTCACCCAAGAAGTTGCGCATATCGGCGAAGAGGTGGAAGGCGTGGGAGTGGGAGATCCTGGGCGTGGCCAGCATGAGCAACAGCCACAGCAGGATCGCCCCCGCCCACACCCGCCCTCGGTTCTCCCGCCCCcgcagcagaagcagcagcagctgctgctgatCCCACGCCCACCGCATCCTCCTCTCGTCTCCCCTCTCTCGCCTCCCTCGCTCTCCCCTTTTGCTTCCCACGGAACACATGACAGCACATTTAGCATGAATCGGTGTGAAACCCACGAACTATTCCATATCCAAACTAAAAACTTCCCCTACAGGTTTCCCGCTACCCTTTTGTCCTACCCTCGCTATTATTCCTGACGGTATGCGGGGGGGTCTGTGGGGCCCACCTCAAGACCTTCAGCGGGCAACGACAAAGCCGGTGGGAGAAAGCACGGCCCTTCAACGTCGGCCTCCGGATGTCACGTCTCGGGCCACGTGGACGCCACATCAGCTTCGGACGGGCAAATTTATTATAATAGATTATTCTGAATAACTCTGCACATTATCTTATGATGGCTTTCCTATTTATTCATGTCGAGATTATCGGGAACAAATAGATTGCTAATTATCAGCCACGTTTATGTGTAGGGTGGCTAAGCGAATTGGAAATTGGTTTACTAATTAAACAGTTTGAACTTTAATAGATCGAATTATCagtaattctttattttttttgttaaaggTATTTAAAATTTTCGATGTTATTTAATTAATTCCTTTCAAAGTATCTAATCAACTCTTATCATCctcttttaattatattattattgtttttatattatcattaatatatttatatgttatttttattaatataattaaattaaatttttaaaaaatttaatcaaatcAATGATCCGATATAACTATCATTCAGATCACTCTTTGGCATCAATAAGAATTATCTCTTGTTGTTATTCATATGGTTTTCTCTTTCACTATAGATATATACAATCTAAATTTAAGTCAATGATCTCTTGaccagagaagaaaaagaagaaaacaaggcAGCTTTGTTTCTTCTACGTTTCTTCAGAAGCTTCTTCAGTCAAAAGAGCAGCAAAAAGGAACACAAATACTCCCACTTGCCAATGTGTTGAGCACCACTGTCAACTGATATTGTTAGTCATAATTATAAGATACATGTTCACTTGTGCACAGCATTCCATGTCTCCTAATGTGTAAGCACAATGAAACTTCAACTGCATGGGGATAAAATTAAGTTGCATGATTTTAAATCCTGTAAATCCATCAAAAAGCATAAGCTGATTGATGGGATGTAGATCTACTTGTTTGTAATGTTATTAGAGAGATGTTTGGGCAGCAACAACTAACAACTAGCATCACTAACATGTTCAAGTAATGGAGTCTTCTTTACtgaataaaacaaaatgaagaagTATGTAATGATTCTTCCCtgacaaagaaaaagagaaaaaaaagaagaagattgtcTACACTGTCCAATCGCAGAATTTGACAGAATAAAAACTCTTTTTTACTAAGTTTCCATAAAACACAAGTTTGAGCCCTTGAAGTAAAATATTCTTCTAAATTCAGATCAATGGAACTGATGCAGATAAAGAATTTGTCTAGAGAAAGTAAAAAAGCAAAACAATGCAGTCTAAGGATGTAAAATGAAACCTTTTATCTAAATGAGAAAGAGTAGTCATCCAAGTGTTATAGGACAATCTAAGTCTGAACTCAATTTGTGCAAACAAGCCTGACCTGCATCTGATTATTTATCCTGTGAGCAACTCAAATAACCTTTTGTGGAATTAAGACACTAAATAAATAGTAAGAGATTTGCTAAGTGACCATAGCAACAAGTACTATGAAGATTCATTCCAGACTCTTAACCTTTGGCAGAATTAAGACACTAAATATTAAGAGATTTGGCTAGTAATAGGAACAAGTACTAGGAAAAACCATCCCAGACTCTTGAAACCGCAGCAAAAGTGTGAACATCATAAAATTCATTTCATTCTAATTACAAATAGAGTCCTGAGTCTTTATACTGGAAATACTGACATCTAAACATCCTAACAGGGCAATCTCAGATCAAGTATAAAAGTTAAGAAATGTGTTACTACTACAAGTAGTGCTTGATCAAACAGAGGATTTAATCGTGTAAATGTGAAAAAGAAAAATTGTCATAACTCATAACTAGTAGTGCTTTATCAAACAGATGAATAAATCAGGTATAAATGTGAACAAGAATTCTTTGCTCATACATGCGATATTAACACAAGGTACAGAATTAAACAAGTAATTAAGATGAGTGACACTGAACAACACAAACTTTTGGATCATGCTTCACTTGCCGAGCTTACTAATCTTCAATTACCATTTTCGCTGTGTGATACAGAAGCAACTTGACTGAATTCATACAGGAAACGGTGATTGACTAGAGAAAAATGACAGCTAATGTAATGAGCACTACAATCGTAGAGACTAATGCCTGCAGGaaccaaaaaaacaaaagaattacATATTCACCAGCCGAAGCATCCCAAGAAATGAAATAGAAACAGCTATGAAGAACTAGTAAGatatcaatccttttttttacCCCAGAAGAAAGGCCAAAATTTGCAAGATGACTCAGATGCAAAATATCTACATGTATGATGAAATATCTTCAGCCAAAGTTCTCAGTCTAATGAACTTGATCACCAAAGTGGCCGTAGTATACTAGCAAATTGTGGGGGACTATGCAAATTTGATTTACAATTATTTTATACCTCTTTATTGTGTTTTATCAAGTCAACACTAATATTTTAATTGATGGAAGTTTCTACCAAGTATTGTTgcattaaaaatgaaaaaaaggaaaagaggaaTGGGGTAGAACTGACAGCCATTGCAGAGGCAGCAAGTCCACTTCGCTCACGTGGATCGTTGTCATAGTATTTGCATAAGTACAGAATTGCAGCACAGTACCAGATCAAAGGGCATAAAAATCCCAAAAGCAAACTGCAAAGAATGAATGTCACAAAATATAAATACAGTAGACAAACGGAGAAACAGGATATGGAACCACACTCACGATGACCATCCTATACCACACCCGCAGCAGGGAAGCCGTCTGTTAAACCTTGCCAATCGAGGGTCTTCATCATCTCTCAGCAGAATATAGCTTCCACCACAGTCCTTACAACCATGAGATCTCCCTGTAGTCAACATGAGATTTTTATCAACCATGACACTGTTTTAAAGTAACAAATATTCTGGCAGATTTTGTTTCAAATCAAACAAATTCAATGGTCATATCCTCCAATGAACTTATGAAACCCTAAGATAGCAATATCACAATTGACAAATCTTACAATGTTCTCAAACAGGTTTTGGGCAAAACCAATTCGGACATTTAATCATTTAAGTAGCGCTTGTGCCACAAACACTGAGGGTTCGTGTCTTATATTTCCAATAACATCGGAATTAATGGTTCACAATAGGTACCAGACAAATTTCTCTAGAGATGAGGGTTGCAATTTCAAACAGCATGGTGACTTCCTACATCATGGATAAGAAGGATGCTGTGATTGGTCACAAACATTCAATAGTTGGGTTAACATCAAGTGAACTGGAGGATAAGAAAATCTTTAACCACAACTGGACTAAAATTGCTATCAAAGGTAACGATCGCAAACATATAAAAATTTGGTTATCACTAGGCAAGACATATGAAACAACATCTTCAACTATGATTGGAAAATATTTCATAGTATCAACAAAAAATCTAGGGTCAATTGTTTGATGGAAACCTACACCAGTTCTTACCAAATGAAACGATTGTTTCCGAACATATGAAGCCGCTATCTACTAACATTATCATCATATTTTActctgatatcaaatgttttAGAATGATATGCAAGACACTGGTCTTAGACATACAGTTCATTTGTACAAGACAACAAGAGAGACTCTACAGACAACATTTGGTCATAGGACCAGAGGAAGATGATACCTTGCTCCATCTCTGCGTGAACTGCGTATGTCAGTTTTTGACAGTCTCAAAGCACCTGCTTCATACATTCTCATTATCATTAAAATGAGCAAGGAAACAGTACTCTGCATGAGAATGACATGCCAAAGTGGACATGAATGTAATGCTAAGGTAATTTTGAGAACGACTTGCTAGAGCAGACATGCATATAAGTCTATGGTCACATCGCAATTATAACACAACACATCAAAACAACTTCTATAATGACTATACAACAACGTAGCACAATTAACTGATTAACgttaaatagtgaaaattttgaaagaGTAGCTACTGTATCACTAAAACCTCAAACAACATAAGCGattatttcataacttccacaagGAAGAGCAATGAATTAAATGACCAAAAGGTAGTACCACCCACAAGAACACCCTAGAAAAGAACATCCATCATAGCAAGCAAAAGAACAATTCCTGTGGTGAATCATGGAATGGCTGACAGATCAATAATTTATGAATATCctcttttggcaacatgatctctGCTAGAATTGCAACGCTAAGGCTTTTATTTATAAATCAAAACTTCTATTGTTGGTTATGCATCCATGAATCATCATAGCTATCTTTAGCATTCCACTTGTTAGGGAAATCTTTTATACGCTCTTCTTCTTTAAAGTGATTCTTTTCCTAAATTTTGTCTAAAAGGTGATGACCTACTGCTAACTTTTTACAAATCAAAACTTTCTAATGTCGGTTTTGTGCCCATGAATCCTCATAGTTTATATTTAGTATTCTTCCCCTTAGCTTGTGTTTCCAAAGAGACACAATCTGTTAGGGCAATCTCTTTTACACTCTTGTTCTTTAGAGTGAAGTATCTCCTAAATTTAGTTTGAAACATGCCGAGTTTGCACGATAGCACACTACCGAACCTACACTCCTTTAACATATAAATCCTGAGCCGATTCTTCACTCTTTCAGGATATCTTCCGTGGGATGGTTGTTATATCAAGACCGGTCACGTTATCAAACTTAGATGAATATCCTCTCTTAAACACGACAGATTTCACCCATTGTCCTCAGACTTCACTTGTATATTCTCACAAGTTTTGGTTCATGATAGCAGAAGAAAATGAAGAAGCACAGACAGCTGCACATTAAAAAAAGGCCTCATTTTTCATTTTCCTTGGCTTCTCAACCATTTCCGTACAATTTCCACCTCGATCAAGCATCTGGCAAATCCTATTACTCGAATCATGCAACTACCACGCGTTCTGTATGCGAATCTTCTCTATTTCCATCCTCCTTACTCCAATGCATCTCTTTGCAGAGATCTAATCTTGGTCCTTGTCCACTACAAGATAAGACACACACTATAATGGGAGGACACTGCGTTCAAGTGTTGCCACAGTGACCTTACTTCTATTACCGACATCTAAGAACACGAGCATCCTCAAAGTCAGATTGCGCCTCAGGCGAACTTAACATGGGGTCAAACCGCTCAGGAGAAAGACAACGAGGAACACGAATCTCACATCAAACCGTTGTTCGACGTTGGAACCCACAAAAAGGAAGATCTACAGAAAGCTGGTGCGGTTCATAGAATTCGTTCACAGCCATAGTAGACGCCACCCAGCAAGGGAAAGAACTAAGAAAAGAAATGGCGGTAGGGACCCAATTACCTCGGAGAGAAGAAGAACAGGGAGCGACGACATGGGATTAGTTCGAAGAGTCGAAGAATTAGCAGCGAACGAGAGACGGAGACGCGAGGGGCGACGCCGCAATTCGAGGTGCTGTGTTCTTGACCTTTGGGTATACTTAACAATGCGCCATCGGTGAAGCCAAGCATATGATCCTCCTCCTAACAAAGCCAAGGAATTTGCATTGACCAGCGACATGACAGTCAAAATTATGATAAGACTATCCAAATTTGATGTAAATCTCAATTCGACTATGTCAATTTCCAGTCTTGAGTTTGATACGGACGGCTAAAGAAACGAAGCTGGGAGGAGCAACGGAGGACAAACGTGACATAGTAAAAGTAACCGCTAGTGGAGAGGACAGGTGGCCCAGACCACGCCGCATTAGCTGTCAGCCTGTCATCACTCGCCAAATCTGTTATTGCCGTCTCCATCAGAGCAATTCGAACCGCTCTGAATAGATTCCATAGACCCACACAATCGGCATAAACGAACAAAATAAAAAGGACATCTAAAGATGGTTAGATCGAACCACATACAGGTAATCGCGAGCTCGATTTCAATCGGACCGAACCCAAACCAACGATTTGGACCGTCACCCGGAGGAGACACCTGTTCCATGCAGCCCTGCCACGTGCCCTCTTCTTACCCTCCCCAACCTCGTCAAATATGAATCACTCCGCGGGTGGATTCAAGCCTTGCTCGATCGATGAGAGGAATGGACGTCATGGTGGGGTTCGAAGACAACCCGTTGATGGCGGCTCTCCACCACCTGATGGACTTGACGGCGGGGGGAAACGCTGCGTGCGGGGCCACCTGCGCCTACGTCCGGGACTGTGGAGCCACGGCGTCGACGCCGGCGGATGTGAAGGAGCTGCCGAGCAAGCTGGTCTTCGAGATCGACATGCCCGGGGTCAAGCCCGGAGACGTCAGGGTGCAGGTGGAGGACGACCGCTCGCTGGTGGTCAGCGGCGAGCGGAGGAGGTGTGAGGACGGGGAGGGGGAGTACGTGAGCGTGGAGCGTCGCGTGGGGAAGTTCATGCGCGAGTTCCAGCTTCCGGAGGACGCGGACTTGGACGCCATCACGGCGCTGTGCCAGGACGGGGTGCTCACTGTGACGGTGGAGAAGCCGCCGCCGGCGGAGCCGAAGAAGCCGAAGACCATAGATGTTAAGATGGGTTAAGTGATAAGGGGAGTTGGGTCGACAAAGTCaagtaggagagagagagagactctatTGCTTCTTTATAATAGATATAAGCTCTTGTAAATGCTCCAAAAATAATGAGCGTTCTGTCGTACTAGTAAGCTATTTTTTGCCTTTCTTCTTTGTAATAAATAAAAGCTCTCCTAAATGCTTCAGGAATAAATTTAATATACCTTTTTCTTATATTGAGAAAAATATATGAAGAGGTGTAAATAAGATCGCTGTACATAAATTGAATAAGTggagaaaataaaattttattatcaaattttttttctatctcCTCCATCGCTCCATCTCTTTTATTCTCAACATAACGAGTAtactttaataataataatttttatttataatatatattgatcgagtatattttaataaaaaaatttattttatttttttatttgtaatatatattgaaagtgaatatatatatttattgatagtgaatatatatatttatcggtACGAGATCCGAGAGTCACCCTCCgatgaagaaaaataaattttttttttaattattattataaaaataataatcacaatcttttgataataatattataacgagaaaataatcataatttttttttattctctaaAGTATAAaaggatattttaaattttaaattttttttgaactaCTCAACCACGGAGATCTTAAATTTCTTACTTAGCGTTGGAgggacttaaaattttttttgaactACTCAAGCACATATTTGGGAATTTTAAATTGCGTCGGAGGGATAAGGTCAAGAAATTTCTCTCAATCTCGATCTTTGTATTGGTGGTATCTTGGGAGCTTTACGTTTTCACCTcggataacattatgcataagggTCCGAAGTATATCGAGTTGATCAAAAtgtcaaaaatatttttctttaacattttggtgctagaaggagaacCGATGTTGTAGGAACGTTCGCCTACTAACCTTCTCGACGAACGCTTGAATGAGAAGGCCTTGTCTCCGACACATAGTACTTTCACTTAGGGGGGTAACAACCACCCTTTCCATATATAGATGCATCCATCTCGGCTAAAATGTCAATGCGATATGGGCATCTGTTCCATGACCTAGGCCTCTTGCCCACGAAGGCAACCCCGAGCTAATGTCAATAAGGACTCTGAAGGCGGTGGTGGCAAAAAGTCCATCACCCTCGATAAGCTCTTCAAGTGCATCTGTTGACATTCACAACAGCGATGTCATCGAGAGCGATGGCTACGCCTCCCTAGAGCACCACATCCTCAAGCTCGATGACTTCGCCCCCAAAGGTGGCGTCGACAACCACTTGGCATTTCGCCTCTATCCCTTTCGTCCTTGTTTTCATCGATCTCTCGTACAACCCGAAGAAGCACTGAAAATCATCGCCACCACTTGGCTTGGTTGCCTGTCATTGCCCCCGAGCTAACACCAGCCAGGACTCCGGAGGCAACGATAACGGAAAGTTCATCACCCTCGGCCAGCTCTTCAAGTGTGTCGACAATGCTCACAGTGGTGATGTTGCCGAGAGCGATGGTTATGTCTCCCTAGAGCACCACGTCCTCGAGCTCGATGACTTTGTCCCCGGAGGTGGCATTGACGACCACTTGGCCTTTCGTCTCCATCCCTTTCATCCTTGTCTTCACCGATCTCTCGTATAATGTAAAGAAGCACCAAAAACTATCATCACCACTTGGCCTGCTCGACCGCCACAACCCTTGAGCTAATGCCAACCAGGACTCCGAATGTGTCAATGACAAAAAGTTCATCACCCTCGGCTAGCCCTTCAAGTGCATTAGCAACACTCACAGTGGTGATGTTTCCGAGAGCGATGACTATGCCTCCCTGGAGTATCACATCGTCAAATTCGATGACTTCGCCTTAGGAGGGGGCGCGATGACCACTTGGCCTTCTTCTACCTTTATCCATTTCATCCTCATCTTTATTTATCTCTCATATAGTATAAAGAAGCACCGGAAGCTATCACTCTTATACAAGAATGACCTCGCTATCAACCCGATCGTCAGCCTTGGGCCACCAAAGGCGATCACCAATATCGGGACACTGTTGAATTCCATCTCTAGTGAGGTGAGGGAAGGTGAGATCTTCATGGTGCTGGGGGAGTCCACCTTGATCAATGCCCTCACGATGCGCATAATGTAGGAGAGCCTGTCGACTACCATCACCCACAATGATGAGAAGTTGTGGGGTGGCTCCTTGAGGTGATATTTGCTTACATCATATAGGATGACCTCCTACACCTCATGCTCACCATGGAAAAGATCTTCATGTTCTTCATGAAGTTTCGACTATCATGGTCGAGAAAACCAAACCCACGTTAAGTGAAATCTACCATGGTGGGGGGAGGACCCAAAATCTGCCACGAAGGAGGGATGACCCGAAATATACCATGGTAGGAGGACTCGAAATCTACCACAACGGGAGGACCCAAAATGCGCCACGGTGGGAGATCCAAAATTTGCTACAGTGGATGAAGGACTTGAAGCTCGCTATGATAGGAGGACCTGAAATTTGCCATGAcggagggaggacttgaagcctACTATGATAGGAGGACCCAAAATCTATTATGACGAAGGAAGGACCCGAAGCCTACTATAGCAGGAGGAACCAAAATCCATCATAGCAAATGAAGGACTTAAAGCTCGCCATAGCATGAGGACCTAAAATCTGCCATGGTAGAGGGAGAACTTGAGATCCACCACAGTGAAAAGAGGACTTGAAGCCCACCATGGTGGAGGGAGAACTTGAAGCCCGCCACCACGGGAGAAAGAAAAATCTGTCACGACAAAGACACAAGTCTAATATGCCCGAAATGCGTAAGTTGAGAAAACTCGACCCGCATGAAGAGAAATCCACTACTACATATTTGTAAGGCTAAATTCTCCCAAGATGCATAAGTTGAGGAAACCCGACCCACATGAAGAGAAATTCGCTATGGTGGAAATGCAAGGTCAAATGCGTTCAACATGTGTGAGTCAGAAAACCCAACACACACTAAGATATATTTGCCACGACAGAGTTGCAAGGCCAAATATATCTAAGATGCATAAATCGAGAGAATCTAACCTATGTAAATAGAAATCTGGTACGATGGAAGCACAAGGCCAAATATGCCGGAGGCGTGTGAGTTGAGAAACTCAACTCATACCAAGATATATCCGCCACGACGGAGACGTGAAGCCAATTATGCATGAGACATGTGAGTTAGGAAAACTCAACCCACGTAAAAAGAAATCTACTATGACGAAAGAATAAGGGCAAATGCGTCGGAGACACAAGTCGGGAAAACCCAACTTACATAAAGAGAAATATGCTATGGAAGAGGTACAAGGCCAAATATGCTTGAGACGCATAAGTCGAGACAATTCGACATGCATTAAAAGAAATCCGCTATAGTAGAGGCGCAAGGTCACTTGTGCCCAAGGCATATGAGTCAGGAAACCCAACTTGCGCCAAGATATATCTGCCATAGTAGATGTGTGGGGCCAAATGCGCTTGAGACACATGAGTTAAAAAATTTTGACCAATGTAAAGAGAAATCTGCTACGATGGAGGGGCATGGCCAAATCTGTTGCGTGTGAGTTGAAAAAACCCAACCCACGTGAAGAGAAATCCATTATGACAGAGGCGCAAGGATAAATACGCTCGAGGCTTATGAGTTAAGAAACCCGATCCATGCTAAGATATATCTGCCATGATAGAGGCACGATGCCAAATGCTCCTGAAATGTATAAGTCGAGAAAACCTGACCTACATGAAGAGAAATCTACTACGACGGAGGTGCAACCCAAATGCGCTCGAGACGTATGAGTCGGAAAATCCTACCCGCACTAAGATATATCTGCCATAGTGGAGGCACGAGGTCAAATGCGCTTGAGACGTGTGAGTTGGAAAAACTCGACCGCatgaagagaaatccactatGGTGGATGTGCAAGGCCAAATGCACATGAGatgcatgagtcgagaaaacctaaCTCGCACGAAGAGAAATCCACCACGGCGGAAGCATAGGGCTAAATGCGCCCGAGatgcatgagtcgagaaaactcgaCCTACATGAAGAGAAATCCGTCATGGTGGAGACTCAATGTGAAATGCACCCGAGatgcatgagtcgagaaaacccaacTCATGTGAAGAGAAATCTACTATGACGGAGGCATAAGGCCAATGTGCCCGAGAGCATAAGTTAGGAAAACTTGATCCAAATGAAGAAATCTACCATGGCGGAGGCATAAGACCAATATTCCTGAGACACATGTGTTAGGAAAACCTCATCCGCATGAGAAAAATCCATCACGACGAAGCCATAAACCAATGTGCCCGATAtgcatgagttaggaaaacctaaCCCACGTTAAGAAATTTGCCATGATAGAACACAAAGCCAACGTGACCAAGACGCATGAGTCGGAAAAACCCGATCTACGCTAGCAGAAATCTGCTACAACGAAAGCATAGGGTGTA
Protein-coding sequences here:
- the LOC103976585 gene encoding uncharacterized protein LOC103976585 isoform X1 → MRWAWDQQQLLLLLLRGRENRGRVWAGAILLWLLLMLATPRISHSHAFHLFADMRNFLGVPNTLNVLTTFPFLLVGVPGLVLCLSGCCFGISLRGEMWGWAFFYAATATAAFGSAYYHLRPDDDRVVWDKLPMMTSASSLLSILVIERIDERMGISCLSSLITLVLVSIACERTFDDLRLCMMFHIVPCIAIPALLFLFPPKYTHSRFWFCATGFYLLARFEAIADKKIYSASRYIISGHSLEHLCLAMVPIILTVMLWFRSIKIARDS
- the LOC103976585 gene encoding uncharacterized protein LOC103976585 isoform X2; its protein translation is MRWAWDQQQLLLLLLRGRENRGRVWAGAILLWLLLMLATPRISHSHAFHLFADMRNFLGVPNTLNVLTTFPFLLVGVPGLVLCLSGCCFGISLRGEMWGWAFFYAATATAAFGSAYYHLRPDDDRVVWDKLPMMTSASSLLSILVIERIDERMGISCLSSLITLVLVSIACERTFDDLRLCMMFHIVPCIAIPALLFLFPPKYTHSRFWFCATDLKPLLIRKFTVQVDTS
- the LOC103976445 gene encoding large ribosomal subunit protein eL20z-like isoform X2, yielding MEQGRSHGCKDCGGSYILLRDDEDPRLARFNRRLPCCGCGIGWSSLLLGFLCPLIWYCAAILYLCKYYDNDPRERSGLAASAMAALVSTIVVLITLAVIFL
- the LOC103976445 gene encoding uncharacterized protein LOC103976445 isoform X3, encoding MEQGRSHGCKDCGGSYILLRDDEDPRLARFNRRLPCCGLLLGFLCPLIWYCAAILYLCKYYDNDPRERSGLAASAMAALVSTIVVLITLAVIFL
- the LOC103976445 gene encoding large ribosomal subunit protein eL20z-like isoform X1 encodes the protein MLTTGRSHGCKDCGGSYILLRDDEDPRLARFNRRLPCCGCGIGWSSLLLGFLCPLIWYCAAILYLCKYYDNDPRERSGLAASAMAALVSTIVVLITLAVIFL
- the LOC135605048 gene encoding 17.0 kDa class II heat shock protein-like yields the protein MRGMDVMVGFEDNPLMAALHHLMDLTAGGNAACGATCAYVRDCGATASTPADVKELPSKLVFEIDMPGVKPGDVRVQVEDDRSLVVSGERRRCEDGEGEYVSVERRVGKFMREFQLPEDADLDAITALCQDGVLTVTVEKPPPAEPKKPKTIDVKMG